From a region of the Pukyongiella litopenaei genome:
- a CDS encoding GcvT family protein, translating into MQTTTRVVVIGGGVVGCSVLYHLTKLGWSDVMLLERSELTSGSTWHAAGGFHTLNGDTNMAALQGYTIRLYRELEEITGQSCGLHHVGGITLADNRDRFDMLLAERAKHRFMGLETEIVTPAEIAKLSPITNLDGIIGALYDPLDGHLDPSGTTHAYARAARMGGAAIETRCMVVETNQRADGSWDVVTDKGTIHAEHLVNAGGLWAREVGAMAGVYFPLHPMEHQYIVTDDIPAIYEAGHEHPHVMDPAGESYLRQEGRGLCIGFYEQPCRPWAVDGTPWDFGHELLPDDFDKITDSIEFAYRRFPVLAEAGVKSVIHGPFTFAPDGNPLVGPVPGMRNYWSACGVMAGFSQGGGVGLTLAQWMIEGEPERDVFALDVARFGDWISPGYTRPKVVENYQTRFSVAYPNEEKPAARPNRTTPMYDIFTGLGAVWGQQYGLEVANYFAQGDEPGHETPSFRRSDAFAATGREVRAVRGSVGINEIHNFGKYRVAGPGARDWLDRIMAGRVPAPGRLSLTPMLSPRGRLIGDFTISCLAHDDFQLTASYGSQNFHMRWFGQHRAPGVTVENVSDRRTGFQVAGPKARAVLAACTRDDVAALRFLDVAHMVIGMTDCTVQRVSYTGDLGFEIYCDPMGQRQLWTTLWTAGQDYGITPFGMRAMMSLRLDKFFGSWLRDYSPDYTAAETGLDRFIAFGKDNDFIGRAAAETERDTGPARRLAAFLVDADDADVQGYEPIWLNGRVQGFCTSGGYSHHAEHSVALGFLPADRIAEGVAVDIEILGQMRPARLVTTPLFDADGTRMRG; encoded by the coding sequence ATGCAAACCACCACCCGCGTCGTAGTGATCGGTGGCGGCGTCGTCGGCTGTTCGGTGCTGTATCACCTGACCAAGCTGGGCTGGTCCGATGTCATGCTGCTGGAACGGTCGGAACTGACCAGCGGCTCGACCTGGCATGCGGCGGGCGGGTTCCATACGCTCAACGGCGACACCAACATGGCCGCCCTGCAGGGCTATACGATCCGGCTCTATCGCGAACTCGAAGAGATCACCGGCCAGTCCTGCGGGCTGCACCATGTCGGCGGCATCACGCTGGCCGACAACCGCGACCGGTTCGACATGCTGCTGGCCGAGCGGGCCAAGCACCGGTTCATGGGGCTGGAAACCGAGATCGTCACGCCTGCGGAAATCGCGAAGCTGTCGCCGATCACCAATCTCGACGGCATCATCGGCGCGCTCTACGATCCGCTCGACGGCCACCTGGACCCGTCCGGCACCACCCATGCCTATGCCCGGGCCGCGCGCATGGGCGGGGCCGCGATCGAAACCCGCTGCATGGTGGTCGAAACCAACCAGCGCGCCGATGGTAGCTGGGATGTCGTCACCGACAAGGGCACGATCCACGCCGAACATCTTGTCAACGCGGGCGGGCTCTGGGCGCGCGAGGTGGGCGCGATGGCGGGGGTCTATTTTCCGCTGCACCCGATGGAGCACCAGTATATCGTCACCGACGACATTCCGGCGATCTACGAGGCCGGGCATGAACACCCCCATGTCATGGACCCGGCCGGCGAAAGCTATCTGCGGCAGGAAGGCCGCGGGCTGTGCATCGGCTTCTATGAACAGCCCTGCCGCCCCTGGGCGGTGGATGGCACGCCCTGGGATTTCGGCCACGAATTGCTGCCCGACGATTTCGACAAGATCACCGACAGTATCGAATTTGCCTATCGCCGGTTCCCGGTGCTGGCCGAGGCCGGGGTGAAATCGGTGATCCACGGGCCGTTCACCTTTGCCCCGGACGGCAACCCGCTGGTCGGGCCGGTGCCGGGGATGCGCAACTACTGGTCCGCCTGCGGGGTCATGGCCGGGTTCAGCCAGGGCGGCGGCGTCGGCCTGACGCTGGCGCAATGGATGATCGAGGGCGAGCCGGAACGCGATGTCTTCGCGCTCGACGTGGCGCGGTTCGGCGACTGGATCAGCCCCGGCTACACCCGGCCCAAGGTGGTCGAAAACTACCAGACCCGGTTTTCCGTCGCCTACCCGAACGAGGAAAAACCCGCCGCACGCCCCAACCGCACCACGCCAATGTATGACATCTTCACCGGGCTCGGCGCGGTCTGGGGGCAGCAATACGGGCTGGAGGTCGCCAATTATTTCGCGCAGGGCGATGAACCGGGGCACGAGACACCCTCCTTCCGCCGCTCGGACGCCTTTGCCGCCACCGGTCGCGAGGTGCGCGCGGTCCGCGGCAGCGTCGGCATCAACGAGATCCACAATTTCGGCAAGTATCGCGTCGCGGGGCCCGGCGCGCGCGACTGGCTGGACCGGATCATGGCGGGACGGGTGCCGGCCCCGGGCCGGCTGAGCCTGACGCCGATGCTGTCGCCGCGCGGCCGGCTGATCGGGGATTTCACCATCTCATGCCTCGCCCACGACGACTTTCAGCTCACGGCGTCCTATGGCAGCCAGAATTTTCACATGCGCTGGTTCGGACAGCACCGGGCCCCCGGTGTCACCGTCGAGAATGTCAGCGACAGGCGCACCGGGTTCCAGGTCGCCGGGCCGAAGGCGCGCGCGGTCCTGGCCGCCTGCACCCGCGATGATGTCGCGGCCCTGCGGTTCCTCGACGTGGCGCATATGGTGATCGGCATGACCGATTGCACGGTGCAGCGGGTCAGCTATACCGGCGATCTGGGGTTCGAGATCTATTGCGACCCGATGGGCCAGCGGCAGCTGTGGACCACGCTCTGGACCGCCGGGCAGGATTATGGCATCACCCCGTTCGGGATGCGGGCGATGATGTCGCTCAGGCTCGACAAGTTCTTTGGCTCGTGGCTGCGGGACTACTCGCCCGACTATACCGCCGCCGAAACCGGGTTGGACCGGTTCATCGCCTTCGGGAAAGACAACGATTTCATCGGCCGCGCCGCCGCCGAGACCGAGCGCGACACCGGCCCCGCGCGGCGGCTGGCGGCGTTCCTGGTCGATGCCGACGACGCGGATGTGCAGGGCTACGAACCGATCTGGCTCAACGGCAGGGTGCAGGGCTTCTGCACCTCCGGCGGCTATTCGCACCATGCGGAACACTCGGTTGCCCTCGGGTTCCTGCCCGCTGACCGGATTGCCGAGGGGGTGGCGGTGGATATCGAGATCCTCGGCCAGATGCGTCCGGCGCGGCTGGTCACGACACCGCTCTTCGATGCCGATGGCACCCGGATGCGCGGCTGA
- a CDS encoding HlyC/CorC family transporter, with amino-acid sequence MDASSTWADSAFWISAGAILLLLVLSAFFSGSETALTAASRGKLRMQADKGSRGAARALRITEDNERLIGSVLLGNNLVNILAAALATAMFTRLFGESGVALATLVMTLLVLVFAEVLPKTYAITNAEKAAAAVAPVIGAIITVFAPMVAAVRMLVRGVLRLFGVQTDPDSHILAVREEIAGALQLGHSEGVVEKEDRDRILGALDLSERAVEEIMLHRSGIEMINAASDPGTILKQCLDSPHTRLPVFRDEPENIVGVVHAKDLLRAIHGAVSGQDDPNAALSRFRITDVAKPPYFVPDTTTLDDQMRQFLRRRTHFALVVDEYGSLRGLITLEDILEEIVGEIADEFDLDAEQMVKRTSDGQYLVDGATTIRDLNRATDWSLPDDEANTVAGLVIHEAQTIPTPGQVFSFHGFRFEVTAREGNRVTALKIRPL; translated from the coding sequence ATGGACGCCTCTTCCACATGGGCTGACAGCGCGTTCTGGATCTCGGCGGGCGCGATCCTGCTGCTGCTGGTGCTGTCGGCCTTCTTTTCCGGCTCGGAAACCGCGCTGACGGCGGCGTCGCGGGGCAAATTGCGCATGCAGGCCGACAAGGGGTCGCGCGGCGCGGCGCGGGCCCTGCGCATCACCGAGGACAACGAACGGCTGATCGGGTCGGTCCTGCTGGGCAACAACCTGGTCAACATTCTCGCCGCCGCGCTGGCGACGGCGATGTTCACCCGGTTGTTTGGCGAAAGCGGCGTGGCGCTGGCGACGCTGGTGATGACGCTGCTGGTTCTGGTCTTTGCCGAAGTGCTGCCCAAGACCTATGCGATCACCAACGCCGAAAAGGCCGCCGCCGCCGTCGCCCCGGTGATCGGCGCGATCATCACGGTGTTTGCCCCCATGGTGGCCGCCGTGCGGATGCTGGTGCGCGGGGTGCTGCGGCTGTTCGGCGTGCAGACCGACCCCGACAGCCACATCCTCGCCGTGCGCGAGGAAATCGCCGGTGCGCTGCAACTGGGCCATTCCGAAGGCGTCGTCGAAAAGGAAGACCGCGACCGCATCCTCGGCGCGCTGGACCTGAGCGAACGGGCCGTCGAGGAAATCATGCTGCACCGGTCGGGGATCGAGATGATCAACGCCGCCAGCGATCCGGGGACGATCCTGAAACAATGTCTCGACAGCCCGCATACGCGCCTGCCGGTGTTCCGGGACGAACCGGAAAACATCGTCGGCGTCGTCCATGCCAAGGACCTGCTGCGCGCGATCCACGGTGCGGTCAGCGGCCAGGACGACCCGAATGCGGCGCTGTCGCGGTTCCGTATCACCGACGTGGCCAAGCCCCCCTATTTCGTGCCCGACACCACCACGCTGGACGACCAGATGCGGCAGTTCCTGCGGCGGCGGACCCATTTCGCGCTGGTGGTGGATGAATACGGGTCGCTGCGCGGGCTGATCACACTCGAGGATATCCTCGAGGAAATCGTGGGCGAGATCGCGGATGAATTCGACCTCGACGCCGAACAGATGGTCAAACGCACCAGCGACGGGCAATACCTGGTCGATGGCGCCACGACGATCCGCGACCTGAACCGCGCCACCGACTGGTCCCTGCCCGATGACGAGGCCAACACCGTCGCGGGCCTGGTGATCCACGAAGCGCAGACGATCCCGACGCCGGGGCAGGTGTTTTCCTTCCACGGGTTCCGGTTCGAGGTCACGGCACGCGAGGGCAACAGGGTCACGGCGCTGAAGATCCGGCCGCTTTAG
- a CDS encoding tyrosine recombinase — protein sequence MTAPAHPHDWIAQFLEAQAAEMGAATNTLLAYGRDLKDFAEWLDRQGSGFAQADRDAVERYLIHCDAQGLARSTRARRLSAIRQLFHFTFDEGWRGDNPAIQISGPGRDKRLPGTLAVDEVDRLLEAARHTGRAPADRLRNSCLMELLYATGMRVSELVALPVSTTRGDPRMLLIRGKGGRERMVPLSPPARAALADWLTARDETEADREAKGHAPSRFLFPSRSSAGHLTRHRFYLLIKELAVAGGVDPSKVSPHKLRHAFATHLLANGADLRSIQTLLGHADLATTEIYTHVLDARLAELVLEHHPLARDSDGDGS from the coding sequence ATGACCGCCCCGGCCCATCCGCATGACTGGATTGCGCAGTTTCTCGAAGCGCAGGCCGCCGAGATGGGCGCGGCGACCAACACCCTGCTGGCCTATGGCCGCGACCTCAAGGATTTCGCCGAATGGCTCGACCGGCAGGGCAGCGGTTTCGCGCAGGCCGACCGGGACGCGGTCGAACGCTACCTGATCCATTGCGATGCCCAGGGGCTCGCGCGGTCCACGCGCGCGCGGCGGCTCTCGGCGATCCGGCAGCTGTTCCACTTTACCTTCGACGAGGGCTGGCGCGGCGACAATCCGGCGATCCAGATCAGCGGCCCCGGCCGCGACAAACGCCTGCCCGGCACGCTGGCGGTGGACGAGGTCGACCGCCTGCTCGAGGCGGCCCGCCACACCGGCCGCGCCCCGGCGGACCGGCTGCGGAACAGCTGCCTGATGGAACTGCTCTATGCCACGGGCATGCGGGTCAGCGAACTGGTGGCCCTGCCGGTATCGACGACACGCGGCGATCCGCGCATGCTGCTGATCCGGGGCAAGGGTGGCAGGGAACGCATGGTGCCGCTGTCGCCGCCCGCCCGCGCGGCGCTGGCCGACTGGCTGACGGCTCGCGACGAGACCGAGGCCGACCGCGAAGCGAAAGGCCACGCGCCGTCCCGGTTCCTGTTCCCGTCGCGCAGCAGCGCCGGCCACCTGACCCGGCACCGGTTCTACCTGCTGATCAAGGAACTGGCGGTGGCCGGCGGAGTCGATCCGTCCAAGGTCAGCCCGCATAAGCTGCGCCACGCCTTTGCCACCCACCTGCTGGCCAACGGCGCCGATCTGCGGTCGATCCAGACGCTGCTGGGACATGCCGACCTGGCGACCACCGAGATCTACACCCATGTTCTCGACGCCCGGCTTGCCGAGCTTGTGCTGGAACATCACCCGCTGGCGCGGGATTCCGATGGCGACGGGTCTTGA
- a CDS encoding shikimate kinase — MGGFEQNTGTGVAPDHMPGRLKKTVVMVGMMGAGKTAVGRTLAARLGVPFLDSDAEIELAANMTIPEVFTRDGEPFFRRKESQVIARLLDHECGILSTGGGAFLLAGNRRMISERGVSVWLKADIEVLWSRVRRKDTRPLLRTPDPRATLEELYAARRAAYEEADLTVVSDGQSSIADMVDKVLAALAGRPDVLEPKK, encoded by the coding sequence ATGGGTGGTTTTGAGCAAAATACCGGCACGGGCGTGGCACCGGATCACATGCCGGGGCGGTTGAAAAAGACCGTCGTCATGGTTGGTATGATGGGGGCGGGCAAGACGGCGGTGGGCCGGACGCTGGCCGCGCGGCTGGGTGTGCCGTTCCTGGACAGCGATGCCGAGATCGAACTGGCGGCCAACATGACCATCCCCGAGGTGTTCACCCGCGACGGCGAGCCGTTCTTTCGACGCAAGGAATCGCAGGTGATCGCGCGGCTTCTGGATCATGAATGTGGGATCCTGTCGACCGGCGGCGGGGCGTTCCTGCTGGCCGGAAACCGGCGGATGATCTCTGAGCGCGGCGTGTCGGTCTGGCTGAAGGCGGATATCGAGGTGCTGTGGAGCCGTGTCCGACGCAAGGACACGCGGCCGCTGCTGCGCACGCCCGATCCGCGCGCCACGCTCGAGGAGCTCTATGCCGCCCGTCGCGCCGCCTATGAAGAGGCGGACCTGACCGTGGTGTCCGACGGCCAGTCGTCGATCGCCGACATGGTGGACAAGGTGCTGGCCGCGCTGGCCGGGCGCCCGGATGTGCTGGAACCGAAAAAATGA
- the aroB gene encoding 3-dehydroquinate synthase: MIQSVHVDLGARAYDVEIGPGLIARAGARIAPLLTRPRVAVLTDEKVADLHLGPLRAGLAADGIDMVTLALPAGEATKGWPQFSRAVEWLLEQKIERSDVVVALGGGVIGDLGGFAAAVLRRGVRFVQLPTTLLAQVDSSVGGKTGINTPQGKNLVGAFHQPSLVLADIDALATLAPRDFLAGYGEVVKYGLLGDAGFFGWLEEHGPALAAGDRAARVQAVTRSVRMKADIVVRDETEQGDRALLNLGHTFCHALEAATGYSDRLLHGEGVAIGCALAFELSARLGLCAQEDPSRVRAHLRGMGMKTDLSDIPGPLPDADGLLALMAQDKKVVDGRMRYVLARGIGAAFVTDDVPEGDVRAVLAEALRR, from the coding sequence ATGATACAAAGCGTTCATGTCGACCTGGGCGCGCGCGCCTATGACGTGGAAATCGGGCCGGGGCTGATCGCCCGGGCGGGGGCGCGGATTGCGCCGCTCCTGACGCGGCCGCGGGTGGCGGTTCTGACCGACGAAAAGGTCGCCGACCTGCATCTCGGGCCGCTGCGCGCGGGCTTGGCGGCGGACGGTATCGACATGGTGACGCTGGCCCTGCCGGCGGGCGAAGCCACGAAGGGCTGGCCGCAGTTTTCCCGCGCGGTCGAATGGCTGTTGGAGCAGAAGATCGAGCGCTCCGACGTGGTGGTGGCGCTCGGCGGCGGGGTGATCGGGGATCTGGGCGGGTTCGCGGCGGCGGTGCTGCGCCGGGGGGTGCGGTTCGTTCAACTGCCCACCACGCTGTTGGCGCAGGTGGACAGTTCGGTCGGCGGCAAGACGGGGATCAACACGCCGCAGGGCAAGAACCTTGTCGGCGCGTTTCACCAGCCGTCGCTGGTGCTGGCGGATATCGACGCGCTGGCGACGCTGGCGCCACGCGATTTTCTCGCCGGCTATGGCGAAGTGGTGAAATACGGCCTGCTCGGCGACGCGGGGTTCTTTGGCTGGCTGGAGGAGCACGGACCGGCGCTGGCGGCGGGAGACCGGGCCGCGCGGGTGCAGGCGGTGACGCGGTCGGTCCGGATGAAGGCCGATATCGTGGTCCGCGACGAAACCGAACAGGGCGACCGCGCGCTGCTGAACCTCGGTCACACCTTCTGTCACGCGCTGGAGGCCGCGACCGGCTATTCCGACCGCCTGCTGCATGGCGAAGGGGTCGCGATCGGCTGTGCGTTGGCGTTCGAGCTGTCGGCGCGGCTGGGCCTGTGCGCACAGGAAGACCCCAGCCGGGTCCGCGCGCATCTGCGCGGGATGGGGATGAAGACCGACCTGTCCGACATTCCCGGACCATTGCCCGATGCCGACGGGCTGCTGGCGCTGATGGCGCAGGACAAGAAGGTCGTGGACGGTCGGATGCGCTATGTGCTGGCGCGCGGGATCGGCGCGGCCTTTGTCACCGATGACGTGCCCGAAGGCGATGTGCGGGCGGTGCTGGCGGAGGCGTTGCGCCGATAA
- a CDS encoding site-2 protease family protein has protein sequence MTWSFSIGRLFGSELRVHVTFFLLLAWVGFAAYTESGWAGAVNNLLFVLALFACVVAHEFGHALTARRFGIHTPDITLLPIGGLARLERMPENPRQEIIVALAGPAVNIVIWLALVLLLGAAPVFLPGGGGDLSGSGLLGQLATVNLFLALFNLIPAFPMDGGRVFRAVLCLFTDRVTATRAAALAGQGLAFGLGFWGLSSGNPILILIAVFVFVAAGAESQDVAMRAATRRLVARDAMITRFEALGPQDSIAAAAQALIRTTQHEFPVIDAEGRPLGFVTRSALFSVLTGEGNRTRPVSEIMETGIPGVPLGAGLETVLNALHEGAPAVAICDSGGRMLGYVTRENVGELMVVRGR, from the coding sequence ATGACGTGGTCCTTTTCGATCGGGCGGCTGTTCGGATCGGAACTTCGCGTTCACGTCACCTTTTTCCTGTTGCTGGCCTGGGTCGGGTTCGCGGCCTATACCGAAAGCGGCTGGGCCGGTGCGGTCAACAACCTGTTGTTCGTGCTGGCCTTGTTCGCCTGCGTGGTCGCTCACGAGTTCGGCCATGCGCTGACCGCGCGCCGGTTCGGCATTCACACACCCGACATCACGCTGCTGCCGATCGGCGGGCTGGCGCGGCTCGAACGGATGCCCGAGAACCCCCGGCAGGAGATCATCGTGGCGCTGGCCGGCCCCGCGGTGAATATCGTGATCTGGCTGGCCCTGGTGCTGTTGCTCGGCGCGGCACCGGTGTTTCTCCCCGGCGGCGGCGGCGACCTGTCCGGGTCCGGCTTGCTGGGACAACTGGCCACGGTCAACCTGTTCCTGGCCCTGTTCAACCTGATACCCGCCTTTCCGATGGATGGCGGACGGGTGTTCCGCGCGGTCCTGTGCCTCTTCACCGACCGGGTGACGGCAACGCGCGCCGCCGCGCTTGCGGGCCAGGGCCTTGCCTTCGGGCTGGGGTTCTGGGGGCTGAGTTCGGGCAACCCGATCCTGATCCTGATCGCGGTCTTTGTCTTTGTCGCCGCCGGAGCCGAAAGCCAGGACGTGGCGATGCGCGCCGCGACCCGCCGGCTGGTGGCCCGCGATGCGATGATCACCCGCTTCGAAGCGCTCGGCCCGCAGGACAGCATCGCCGCCGCCGCGCAGGCCTTGATCCGCACCACCCAGCATGAATTCCCGGTTATCGACGCCGAGGGGCGTCCGCTGGGGTTCGTCACCCGCTCGGCCCTGTTTTCGGTACTGACCGGCGAGGGAAACCGGACCCGCCCGGTCAGCGAGATCATGGAAACGGGCATCCCCGGCGTGCCGCTGGGCGCCGGGCTGGAAACGGTCCTGAACGCGTTGCATGAGGGGGCGCCGGCGGTCGCGATCTGCGACAGCGGGGGCCGGATGCTGGGCTATGTCACCCGCGAAAATGTCGGCGAACTCATGGTCGTGCGCGGCCGGTAG
- the ssb gene encoding single-stranded DNA-binding protein: protein MAGSVNKVILIGNLGRDPEVRTFQNGGKVCNLRIATSETWKDRNTGERRERTEWHSVAIFSEPLARVAEQYLRKGSKVYIEGQLETRKWQDQSGNDRYSTEVVLRPYRSELTMLDGRDGGQGGGSGGGYGGGGYGDDDRFGGGSSGSSSGGGQPPAAHNLDEDEIPF from the coding sequence ATGGCGGGCTCGGTCAACAAAGTCATTCTCATCGGAAATCTCGGCCGCGATCCCGAGGTGCGGACCTTTCAGAACGGCGGCAAGGTCTGCAACCTGCGCATCGCCACGTCGGAAACCTGGAAGGACCGCAACACCGGCGAACGGCGCGAACGCACCGAATGGCATTCCGTCGCGATCTTCTCGGAGCCGCTGGCGCGGGTGGCCGAGCAGTATCTGCGCAAGGGGTCCAAGGTCTATATCGAAGGGCAGCTCGAAACCCGCAAATGGCAGGACCAGAGCGGCAACGACCGCTATTCGACCGAGGTCGTGCTGCGCCCCTATCGCAGTGAACTGACCATGCTGGACGGCCGCGACGGCGGTCAGGGTGGCGGCTCGGGCGGCGGCTATGGCGGTGGAGGCTATGGCGACGACGACCGGTTTGGCGGCGGCAGCAGTGGCAGCAGCAGCGGTGGCGGGCAGCCCCCGGCCGCGCATAACCTCGACGAGGACGAGATCCCGTTCTGA
- a CDS encoding lytic transglycosylase domain-containing protein encodes MRVSAVVAMIAALGLGAPAYADMFSTRAKRNLFKSQTRVLDARGSKQYANSVRLKPPTIHTPSKYGAKRITVSYRGQFLDMAKSAARRHNVPEDLFLRLVQQESGWNPRARSHKGALGLAQLMPATARALGVNPHDPHENLDGGARYLARQFRKFGSWRLALAAYNAGPQAVEKHGGVPPYKETRNYVRAIWGG; translated from the coding sequence ATGAGGGTATCTGCTGTCGTGGCGATGATTGCGGCGCTTGGGCTGGGGGCGCCGGCCTATGCCGACATGTTCTCGACCCGCGCCAAGCGCAACCTGTTCAAGTCCCAGACCCGGGTTCTGGATGCGCGCGGATCCAAGCAATACGCCAATTCGGTCCGGCTGAAACCGCCCACGATCCATACGCCGTCGAAATACGGCGCCAAGCGGATCACGGTGAGCTACCGGGGGCAGTTCCTCGACATGGCCAAATCGGCGGCGCGCCGGCACAATGTGCCCGAGGATCTGTTCCTGCGGCTGGTGCAGCAGGAATCCGGGTGGAACCCGCGCGCCAGATCGCACAAGGGCGCGCTGGGGCTGGCCCAGCTCATGCCCGCCACCGCGCGCGCGCTGGGTGTCAATCCGCATGACCCGCATGAAAACCTCGACGGCGGCGCGCGTTACCTGGCGCGGCAGTTTCGCAAGTTCGGATCGTGGCGGCTGGCGCTGGCGGCCTACAATGCCGGTCCGCAGGCGGTCGAGAAACACGGCGGCGTGCCACCCTACAAGGAAACCCGCAACTACGTCCGTGCGATCTGGGGCGGGTGA